A region from the Streptosporangium sp. NBC_01756 genome encodes:
- a CDS encoding lantibiotic dehydratase: MTRVELGGTGWSVWPDALLRTTGFPADGLDAFASPAAATAADDLLAGRGDAEAFDKALADAIAAGARKICEIAADPLFREAVTWQNPGVLVALDGLLAGGPDATRNVRRRERERAVIRYWQRYCAKNETIGFFGPVCWITAGNTGADGTPAAGATPALTVRTGPGLLRERRVSFEGWAMSAYADHLAQDPRIRRWWPPALLPHLTLNGRHILRPMQPPLPLTAPEAALLARCDGRTPANQAVTALDRPEDGYLLLQRLVERDLITWDAALPIGRDAEHALRERITTIGDPDLRHHALTGLDRLRAARDTVATAAGDPDTLKTALTALDTEFTTLTGTPPRRRDGQMYAGRTLCYEDTTRDLDVTIGATLLHDLAPPLAIILTTARWLTVALADAYGAALRELYDDLREDAGAPVSLADLVSLAQGLFWGTGRRPADAVAEEFTRRWGDLFGLGEDDTRVQLSAADLTETVARLFPAERPGWSGARIHSPDLQICAPDVDAVNRGDYQVVLGELHAAWPTFDCDLFTAWHPEVDRLRDELTADLGRHRVRLLHPDTWPRHTGRVASSLTGTTDRLLGFAAASGADPDRLLPVTAVTVSDEDGTLIATAPDGHRWPLIEVFGGMLNGLAVDAFKLTVPAPHIPRITIDRLTIARETWRTTVAETGLADITKERERYLATRAWQHRLNLPDQIFVKIGTEVKPCYTDLTSPHYVGALCTMFRTAGPDTSVVISEALPTPDQAWVPDHHGNRYFSELRLQITDPTPAGGAR, from the coding sequence GTGACGAGGGTGGAATTGGGCGGCACCGGCTGGTCGGTCTGGCCGGACGCGCTGCTGCGCACCACCGGGTTCCCCGCCGACGGGCTGGACGCCTTCGCCTCCCCCGCCGCCGCAACAGCCGCCGACGACCTGCTCGCCGGACGCGGCGACGCCGAGGCATTCGACAAGGCCCTCGCCGACGCCATCGCCGCCGGAGCCCGGAAGATCTGCGAGATCGCCGCCGACCCGCTGTTCCGCGAGGCCGTCACCTGGCAGAACCCCGGCGTCCTGGTCGCCCTGGACGGCCTGCTCGCCGGCGGCCCCGACGCCACCCGCAACGTACGCCGCCGGGAGCGTGAACGCGCCGTCATCCGCTACTGGCAGCGCTACTGCGCCAAGAACGAGACCATCGGCTTCTTCGGCCCCGTCTGCTGGATCACCGCGGGGAACACCGGTGCGGACGGCACACCGGCGGCCGGCGCCACCCCGGCGTTGACGGTCCGTACCGGGCCCGGTCTGCTGCGGGAACGGCGGGTGTCCTTCGAAGGCTGGGCCATGAGCGCCTATGCCGATCACCTCGCCCAGGATCCGCGGATCCGCCGCTGGTGGCCGCCCGCGCTGCTGCCCCACCTCACCCTGAACGGGCGACACATCCTGCGCCCCATGCAACCACCCCTACCCCTGACCGCACCCGAAGCCGCCCTCCTGGCCCGCTGCGACGGACGCACCCCCGCCAACCAAGCCGTCACCGCACTCGACCGCCCCGAAGACGGCTACCTCCTCCTGCAACGACTGGTCGAACGCGACCTCATCACCTGGGACGCCGCCCTGCCCATCGGCCGCGACGCCGAACACGCCCTACGCGAACGCATCACCACCATCGGCGACCCCGACCTCCGCCACCACGCCCTGACCGGACTGGACCGGCTCCGCGCCGCCCGCGACACCGTCGCCACCGCCGCCGGCGACCCCGACACCCTCAAAACCGCCCTCACCGCCCTCGACACCGAATTCACCACCCTCACCGGCACCCCACCCCGCCGCCGCGACGGCCAGATGTACGCCGGCCGCACCCTCTGCTACGAAGACACCACCCGCGACCTCGACGTCACCATCGGCGCCACCCTCCTCCACGACCTCGCACCACCCCTCGCCATCATCCTCACCACCGCCCGCTGGCTGACGGTGGCGCTGGCCGACGCGTACGGAGCGGCGTTGCGGGAGCTGTACGACGACCTGCGGGAGGACGCCGGCGCCCCGGTGAGCCTGGCCGACCTGGTGTCGCTGGCCCAGGGTCTGTTCTGGGGCACCGGCCGGCGTCCCGCGGACGCCGTCGCCGAGGAGTTCACCCGGCGCTGGGGGGACCTGTTCGGTCTGGGGGAGGACGACACCCGCGTCCAGCTGTCCGCCGCCGACCTGACCGAGACCGTGGCCCGGCTCTTCCCCGCCGAGCGGCCCGGCTGGTCCGGTGCCCGGATTCACAGCCCCGACCTGCAGATCTGCGCCCCCGACGTCGACGCCGTCAACCGCGGCGACTACCAGGTGGTCCTCGGCGAGCTGCACGCGGCGTGGCCGACGTTCGACTGCGATCTCTTCACGGCCTGGCACCCCGAGGTCGACCGGCTCCGCGACGAGCTGACCGCCGACCTCGGACGGCACCGGGTCCGGCTGCTCCACCCCGACACCTGGCCCCGGCACACCGGACGGGTCGCGTCATCGCTGACCGGCACCACCGACCGGCTGCTGGGGTTCGCCGCGGCGTCGGGCGCCGACCCCGACCGGCTGCTGCCGGTCACCGCGGTCACCGTCTCCGACGAGGACGGCACCCTGATCGCCACCGCACCCGACGGACACCGGTGGCCGCTGATCGAGGTGTTCGGCGGGATGCTCAACGGGCTCGCCGTGGACGCGTTCAAGCTCACCGTGCCCGCCCCGCACATCCCCCGCATCACCATCGACCGGCTCACCATCGCCCGCGAAACCTGGCGCACCACCGTCGCCGAGACCGGACTGGCCGACATCACCAAAGAACGCGAACGCTACCTCGCCACCCGCGCCTGGCAGCACCGCCTCAACCTGCCCGACCAGATCTTCGTCAAGATCGGCACCGAAGTGAAACCCTGCTACACCGACCTCACCAGCCCCCACTACGTGGGTGCCCTGTGCACCATGTTCCGCACCGCCGGACCCGACACCTCCGTGGTGATCAGCGAAGCCCTCCCCACCCCCGACCAGGCCTGGGTACCCGACCACCACGGCAACCGCTACTTCAGCGAACTCCGCCTGCAGATCACCGACCCCACCCCCGCAGGCGGTGCACGATGA
- a CDS encoding alpha/beta fold hydrolase yields the protein MTTLTARWLRCARPLPHAALRLFCLPYAGAGAGVFHPWPAALAPDVEVVGVQLPGRENRIVEPAEIDLTELAAALAEAVAADGRPYALYGHSLGARLAFEVIRRLRRTGAPLPVRLYVGAARAPHLNASAMFDGLSRLSDDELVARVVAGGGVPGEVADEPELLELLLPTLRADFTWLDDYMYRPGAPLPVPITAFAGTLDRAVSTEQMTPWEQHTTAGFVLHHIDGGHFFLQDNLADLTALLAADLMMPGGERPDGERPATTRVELGGTGWSVWPDALLRTTGFPADGLDAFASPAAATAADDLLAGRGDAEAFDKALADAITAGARKICEIAADPLFREAVTWQNPGVLVALDGLLAGGPDATRNVRRRERERAVIRYWQRYCAKNETIGFFGPVCWIGISSDTDRALDVRTGPGLLRERRVSFESWAVTAYADQLAEDPRIRRWWPPALLPHLTLNGRHVLRPMQPPLPLTAPEAALLARCDGRTPANQAVTALDRPEDGYLLLQRLVERDLITWDAALPIGRDAEHALRERITTIGDPDLRHHALTGLDRLRAARDTVATAAGDPDTLKTALTALDTEFTTLTGTPPRRRDGQMYAGRTLCYEDTTRDLDVTIGATLLHDLAPPLAIILTTARWLTHAVDSACRDVLRDLYTELQEDTGAPVSLADLWYLAQGLLFTGGDNPFRTVADDFSRRWAELTSVPVGAESGTRVQLSAADLTETVARLFPAERPGWSTARLHSPDLQICAPDVDAVNRGDYQAVLGELHPAWPAFDSVLFSPFHPDPDRLRADLDFDLGPDRLRILYPEDYPRTTTRTGYGLVRPRDRQLGIDRARGADPDRLLPVTAVTVSDEDGTLIATAPDGHRWPLIEVFAEMLGMQLLDAFKLTVPAPHIPRITIDRLTIARETWRTTVAETGLAGITKERERYLATRAWQHRLNLPDQIFVKIGTEVKPCYTDLTSPHYVGALCTMFRTAGPDTSVVISEALPTPDQAWVPDHHGNRYFSELRLQITDPTPAGGAR from the coding sequence ATGACCACCTTGACGGCCCGTTGGCTCCGGTGCGCGCGCCCGCTGCCGCACGCGGCGCTCCGGCTGTTCTGCCTGCCGTACGCCGGTGCGGGCGCGGGTGTGTTCCATCCGTGGCCGGCCGCCCTCGCTCCCGACGTGGAGGTCGTGGGCGTCCAGCTGCCGGGCAGGGAGAACAGGATCGTCGAGCCGGCCGAGATCGACCTGACCGAACTGGCCGCCGCGCTCGCCGAGGCCGTGGCCGCCGACGGCCGGCCCTACGCGCTGTACGGGCACTCGCTGGGCGCGCGGCTCGCGTTCGAGGTGATCCGGCGGCTGCGCCGTACCGGTGCGCCGCTGCCGGTCCGGCTGTACGTGGGCGCCGCCCGCGCGCCGCACCTGAACGCGTCGGCCATGTTCGACGGGCTCTCCCGCCTCTCCGACGACGAGTTGGTGGCCCGGGTCGTGGCCGGCGGCGGCGTGCCCGGGGAGGTCGCCGACGAACCGGAACTGCTGGAGTTGCTGCTGCCGACGCTGCGGGCGGACTTCACCTGGCTGGACGACTACATGTACCGGCCGGGGGCGCCGCTGCCGGTTCCGATCACGGCCTTCGCCGGCACGCTCGACCGGGCCGTCTCGACGGAGCAGATGACTCCGTGGGAGCAGCACACCACCGCCGGGTTCGTCCTGCACCACATCGACGGCGGCCACTTCTTCCTCCAGGACAACCTGGCGGACCTGACCGCTCTGCTGGCCGCGGACCTCATGATGCCGGGCGGCGAGCGGCCGGACGGCGAGCGGCCGGCGACGACGAGGGTGGAGCTGGGCGGCACCGGCTGGTCGGTCTGGCCGGACGCGCTGCTGCGCACCACCGGGTTCCCCGCCGACGGGCTGGACGCCTTCGCCTCCCCCGCCGCCGCAACAGCCGCCGACGACCTGCTCGCCGGACGCGGCGACGCCGAGGCATTCGACAAGGCCCTCGCCGACGCCATCACGGCCGGAGCCCGGAAGATCTGCGAGATCGCCGCCGACCCGCTGTTCCGCGAGGCCGTCACCTGGCAGAACCCCGGCGTCCTGGTCGCCCTGGACGGCCTGCTCGCCGGCGGCCCCGACGCCACCCGCAACGTACGCCGCCGGGAGCGTGAACGCGCCGTCATCCGCTACTGGCAGCGCTACTGCGCCAAGAACGAGACCATCGGCTTCTTCGGCCCCGTCTGCTGGATCGGCATCAGCTCGGACACCGATCGGGCGCTGGACGTCCGTACCGGGCCCGGTCTGCTGCGCGAGCGCCGGGTGTCCTTCGAGAGCTGGGCGGTGACCGCCTACGCCGACCAGCTGGCCGAGGATCCGCGGATCCGCCGCTGGTGGCCGCCCGCGCTGCTGCCCCACCTCACCCTGAACGGGCGACACGTCCTGCGCCCCATGCAACCACCCCTGCCCCTGACCGCACCCGAAGCCGCCCTCCTGGCCCGCTGCGACGGACGCACCCCCGCCAACCAAGCCGTCACCGCACTCGACCGCCCCGAAGACGGCTACCTCCTCCTGCAACGACTGGTCGAACGCGACCTCATCACCTGGGACGCCGCCCTGCCCATCGGCCGCGACGCCGAACACGCCCTACGCGAACGCATCACCACCATCGGCGACCCCGACCTCCGCCACCACGCCCTGACCGGACTGGACCGGCTCCGCGCCGCCCGCGACACCGTCGCCACCGCCGCCGGCGACCCCGACACCCTCAAAACCGCCCTCACCGCCCTCGACACCGAATTCACCACCCTCACCGGCACCCCACCCCGCCGCCGCGACGGCCAGATGTACGCCGGCCGCACCCTCTGCTACGAAGACACCACCCGCGACCTCGACGTCACCATCGGCGCCACCCTCCTCCACGACCTCGCACCACCCCTCGCCATCATCCTCACCACCGCCCGCTGGCTCACCCACGCGGTCGACTCGGCGTGCCGGGACGTCCTGCGGGACCTCTACACCGAACTGCAGGAGGACACCGGCGCCCCGGTGAGCCTGGCCGACCTGTGGTACCTCGCCCAGGGGCTGCTGTTCACCGGCGGCGACAACCCCTTCCGCACGGTGGCGGACGACTTCTCCCGGCGGTGGGCCGAGCTGACCAGTGTGCCGGTCGGTGCCGAAAGCGGCACCCGCGTCCAGCTGTCCGCCGCCGACCTGACCGAGACCGTGGCCCGGCTCTTCCCCGCCGAGCGGCCCGGCTGGTCCACCGCCCGACTGCACAGCCCCGACCTGCAGATCTGCGCCCCCGACGTCGACGCCGTCAACCGCGGCGACTACCAGGCGGTCCTCGGCGAGCTGCACCCGGCGTGGCCGGCGTTCGACAGCGTGTTGTTCAGCCCGTTCCATCCCGACCCCGACAGGCTCCGCGCCGACCTCGATTTCGACCTGGGACCGGACCGGCTCCGGATCCTCTACCCGGAGGACTATCCGCGCACCACCACCCGCACCGGCTACGGGCTCGTCCGGCCCCGTGACCGGCAGCTGGGCATCGACAGAGCACGGGGCGCCGACCCTGACCGGCTGCTGCCGGTCACCGCGGTCACCGTCTCCGACGAGGACGGCACCCTGATCGCCACCGCACCCGACGGACACCGGTGGCCGCTGATCGAGGTGTTCGCCGAGATGCTCGGCATGCAACTGCTGGACGCGTTCAAGCTCACCGTGCCCGCCCCGCACATCCCCCGCATCACCATCGACCGGCTCACCATCGCCCGCGAAACCTGGCGCACCACCGTCGCCGAGACCGGACTGGCCGGCATCACCAAAGAACGCGAACGCTACCTCGCCACCCGCGCCTGGCAGCACCGCCTCAACCTGCCCGACCAGATCTTCGTCAAGATCGGCACCGAAGTGAAACCCTGCTACACCGACCTCACCAGCCCCCACTACGTGGGTGCCCTGTGCACCATGTTCCGCACCGCCGGACCCGACACCTCCGTGGTGATCAGCGAAGCCCTCCCCACCCCCGACCAGGCCTGGGTACCCGACCACCACGGCAACCGCTACTTCAGCGAACTCCGCCTGCAGATCACCGACCCCACCCCCGCAGGCGGTGCACGGTGA
- a CDS encoding amino acid adenylation domain-containing protein has protein sequence MNARLPHPASSAVETVADLIVARARAVPDSVAVEQWDEKITYRELVARATALAAELGALGVGPESRVGVCLERRPAMVVALLGVLLAGGCYVPLDPAGPRLRLRDTAADAGLDIVVCDRVGAEAVGETGLRCVAVPGPVGPVDLSAVPPCPAVPDNLAYVIYTSGSTGRPKGVLVTHRNLAAYVVTWAAHTGARQDTRALGFSSLGFDASIIDLFVPLSVGGSVQLAAETDRTDPARLQRFITEHRVTWGILTPAVLSLLDPAALPGWRTVMCGGDVVPAELVDRWATAGRRFVNTYGPTETTVAPVAGELTAPQTTPVTLGLPTHGNRCYVVDDRLRPVEPGAEGELLIGGPGITRGYLGRPALTAGVFVPDPFSGEAGARLYRTGDMVRYADDGQLVYLGRRDGQIKIRGQRIELGEIAAVLREHPAVAQTAVEAVPGPGGGLELVAFLTPEDAPADTGYAASRLTAAMLPGRVLRLPGLPLNTSGKVDRARLRELAAQGRPADGSPQDSPQGETATERALAAVWRRLGVGADFFAGGGDSITAMRLVAAVRDELGLDVTVDDVFAGRTLPEIAGRFDRAARLRGPELSLGHPPTLAPPQRRLWFLDQLAPEAAPYNIALAETLRGPLEVPALRAALRAVADRHAVLRWRIRQTAGVPYAVCEPPGEVELTVVDLRGYGRAQRDAQLHTRLAAGASAPFDLAGGPPWRAWLYVLGPDEHVLALTLHHAVFDGWSRDALYTDLSACYAAAVAGREPDLVPLRASYADYAVWRAERDERDGDSDLAWWAGHLDQAPTVLDLPRDRPRPAVQTYRGAEAHVVLPPGADAAVRALAAGLGATPAGVLLAGLGRLLHRLTGGDDHVIGAVVADRRVAAFDDLVGFFIDMVPLRLRSDDGTDFATQVRRCTRELLDVAAHPAAPLERVVERLGIRRDPSRAPLVQIMFNVLNLTRPRLELPGVSGETVEVAKPGSPFDMTVYVTERAGRFCVEVVYNPDLFDAARVDAMLADYVALVGALAADPATPVGEVVLPGRVTPDAAPGAMRIAEPHAPPPSSGSGSSATEQLVAAIWREVLEQDTVGPDDNFFDIGGHSLALAAVHARLCVRLDRELRMVDLFRYPNIRAFAAHLDAQVSGPAGAPPTGDSELARAVSRGEARRNRTRRPRRVNSTTGQENDHDQ, from the coding sequence ATGAACGCCCGCCTGCCCCACCCGGCGAGCTCCGCGGTGGAGACCGTCGCCGACCTCATCGTGGCGCGGGCCCGCGCCGTGCCGGACTCCGTCGCGGTCGAGCAGTGGGACGAGAAGATCACTTATCGCGAGCTGGTCGCCCGTGCCACTGCGCTCGCCGCCGAGCTCGGCGCGCTCGGCGTCGGGCCGGAGAGCAGGGTCGGCGTCTGCCTGGAGCGGCGCCCCGCGATGGTGGTCGCGCTCCTCGGCGTCCTGCTGGCCGGTGGCTGTTACGTGCCGCTGGATCCGGCCGGCCCGCGGCTGCGGCTGCGGGACACGGCCGCCGACGCCGGTCTGGACATCGTGGTGTGCGATCGGGTGGGAGCGGAGGCCGTCGGCGAGACGGGCCTGCGGTGCGTCGCCGTACCCGGGCCGGTCGGCCCGGTCGACCTGTCCGCCGTGCCCCCCTGCCCCGCCGTACCGGACAACCTCGCCTATGTGATCTACACCTCGGGTTCCACCGGCCGCCCCAAGGGCGTGCTCGTCACCCACCGCAACCTGGCCGCCTACGTCGTCACCTGGGCCGCGCACACCGGGGCCAGGCAGGACACCCGCGCGCTGGGCTTCTCCTCCCTCGGATTCGACGCCTCCATCATCGACCTGTTCGTGCCGCTGTCCGTGGGCGGGTCGGTGCAGCTGGCCGCTGAGACCGACCGCACCGACCCCGCGCGGCTGCAGCGGTTCATCACCGAGCACCGGGTCACCTGGGGAATACTCACCCCGGCCGTGCTGTCCCTGCTGGACCCGGCCGCGCTGCCCGGCTGGCGGACGGTGATGTGCGGCGGCGACGTGGTGCCGGCCGAGCTGGTCGACCGGTGGGCGACGGCGGGCCGCCGGTTCGTCAACACCTACGGACCCACCGAGACCACGGTGGCGCCCGTCGCCGGCGAGCTGACCGCACCGCAGACCACGCCGGTCACGCTCGGCCTTCCGACGCACGGCAACCGCTGCTACGTCGTCGACGACCGGCTCCGCCCGGTCGAGCCGGGGGCCGAGGGCGAGCTGCTGATCGGCGGCCCCGGCATCACCCGGGGCTACCTGGGCAGGCCCGCGCTGACCGCCGGAGTGTTCGTGCCCGACCCGTTCTCCGGCGAGGCGGGCGCGCGGCTCTACCGGACCGGGGACATGGTGCGTTACGCCGACGACGGGCAGCTCGTCTACCTGGGACGCCGCGACGGGCAGATCAAGATCCGCGGGCAGCGGATCGAGCTCGGCGAGATCGCGGCCGTGCTGCGGGAACACCCGGCGGTCGCGCAGACGGCCGTGGAGGCGGTGCCGGGGCCCGGCGGAGGCTTGGAGCTGGTCGCGTTCCTCACCCCGGAGGACGCCCCGGCCGACACCGGTTACGCCGCTTCGCGGCTGACCGCGGCGATGCTGCCCGGACGGGTGCTGCGCCTGCCCGGACTGCCGCTCAACACCTCCGGCAAGGTGGACCGGGCCAGGCTGCGGGAACTCGCCGCCCAGGGGCGCCCGGCCGACGGCTCACCCCAGGACTCGCCTCAGGGGGAGACCGCCACCGAACGCGCGCTCGCGGCGGTGTGGCGGCGCCTGGGCGTCGGCGCCGACTTCTTCGCCGGCGGCGGTGACTCGATCACCGCGATGCGGCTGGTCGCCGCCGTCCGCGACGAGCTGGGCCTGGACGTGACGGTGGACGACGTGTTCGCCGGCCGTACCCTGCCGGAGATCGCCGGGCGGTTCGACAGGGCCGCCCGGCTGCGGGGTCCGGAGCTCTCCCTCGGCCACCCGCCGACCCTGGCGCCGCCGCAGCGCCGCCTGTGGTTCCTGGACCAGTTGGCGCCCGAGGCCGCGCCGTACAACATCGCCCTGGCCGAGACGCTGCGCGGCCCCCTGGAGGTGCCGGCGCTGCGGGCGGCGCTGCGGGCCGTCGCCGACCGGCACGCCGTGCTGCGCTGGCGGATCCGGCAGACGGCCGGGGTACCGTACGCCGTCTGCGAGCCGCCCGGCGAGGTGGAGCTGACCGTGGTCGACCTGCGCGGGTACGGCCGGGCGCAGCGGGACGCGCAGCTGCACACCCGGCTGGCGGCCGGTGCGTCCGCGCCGTTCGACCTGGCGGGCGGTCCTCCCTGGCGGGCCTGGCTGTACGTGCTGGGCCCCGACGAGCACGTGCTGGCGCTGACCCTGCACCACGCGGTGTTCGACGGCTGGTCCCGGGACGCGCTCTACACCGATCTCTCCGCCTGCTACGCGGCCGCCGTCGCCGGCCGGGAGCCGGACCTGGTGCCGCTGCGGGCGTCGTACGCCGACTACGCCGTCTGGCGGGCCGAGCGGGACGAGCGCGACGGGGACTCGGACCTGGCCTGGTGGGCCGGGCATCTGGACCAGGCGCCCACCGTGCTGGACCTGCCCCGTGACCGGCCCCGCCCGGCCGTGCAGACCTACCGGGGCGCCGAGGCCCACGTGGTCCTGCCGCCCGGCGCTGACGCCGCGGTCCGCGCGCTCGCCGCCGGCCTCGGCGCGACCCCGGCGGGGGTGCTGCTGGCCGGGCTCGGCCGGCTGCTCCACCGGCTCACCGGCGGCGACGACCACGTCATCGGCGCGGTCGTCGCCGACCGGCGGGTGGCCGCCTTCGACGACCTGGTCGGGTTCTTCATCGACATGGTCCCGCTGCGGCTGCGCTCGGACGACGGCACCGACTTCGCCACCCAGGTACGGCGGTGCACCCGCGAACTGCTGGACGTCGCCGCCCACCCGGCCGCTCCGCTGGAGCGCGTGGTCGAGAGGCTCGGCATCCGGCGGGACCCGTCCCGCGCCCCGTTGGTGCAGATCATGTTCAACGTGCTGAACCTGACGCGGCCCCGGCTGGAGCTGCCCGGGGTGAGCGGCGAGACGGTCGAGGTCGCCAAGCCCGGATCCCCGTTCGACATGACCGTGTACGTGACGGAGCGGGCCGGCCGGTTCTGCGTCGAGGTCGTCTACAACCCCGACCTGTTCGACGCCGCCAGGGTCGACGCGATGCTCGCCGACTACGTCGCCCTGGTCGGCGCGCTGGCCGCCGATCCGGCCACCCCGGTGGGCGAGGTCGTCCTGCCCGGACGGGTCACGCCGGACGCCGCGCCCGGCGCCATGCGGATCGCCGAACCGCATGCGCCGCCCCCGAGCTCCGGGAGCGGGTCGAGCGCCACCGAACAGCTGGTCGCCGCGATCTGGCGGGAGGTCCTGGAACAGGACACCGTCGGCCCCGACGACAACTTCTTCGACATCGGCGGTCACTCACTGGCGCTCGCCGCCGTGCACGCCCGCCTGTGCGTCCGGCTCGACCGTGAGCTGCGGATGGTGGACCTGTTCCGCTACCCGAACATCCGTGCCTTCGCCGCCCACCTGGACGCCCAGGTGAGCGGTCCCGCAGGCGCCCCCCCGACCGGGGACTCGGAGCTTGCCCGCGCCGTCTCGCGAGGCGAGGCGAGGCGCAACCGTACCCGACGCCCACGACGCGTCAACAGCACCACCGGACAGGAGAACGACCATGACCAGTGA